The Edaphobacter flagellatus sequence CTGTCGTATGTGCGATGCTGAGAGGCTTTTTGCGGCGCACAATGACCGATACCGTAATGCGCGACGAAGACGGAGCAGGCTTTTCGTGGATTGCCAGAGCGAGAGGCGCCTTTTCGCTGCCGGGCAGAATGATGCGTGGCTGCTCCATCATGGGCTTCAGGATTGCGGAATTTTTTCTGGCCGGCATAAAGACCTCTTTCATCAGGGGAGTCTTTGAAAAAAGGCTGACCGGAACCCAAATTGGATTCGCGGAACACAATCATAAGCCACTACGATCACAGGAGCGAAAATATGGTTGGATTGCGCTGTCATGTCGTATGCCGGATGTCGTATCCTTTCACTTTCAGGATTGGAAATTATTTTTTGAATGGAAAATACCTCGGGACAAATCGTCAGGACCGTAGACGCTCATCATCATCTCTGGCGTTATACAGCAGCAGAGTACGGCTGGATCGACGACTCGATGCGTATTTTGCAGAGAGATTTTCTTGCTGACGATCTGGTTGCCGAGATGAAAGCCGCTGACATCGACGGCGCAGTGGCGGTCCAGGCGAGGCAGACGGTGGACGAGACGCGCTGGCTGCTCGAGCAGGCAGCGAACTGCGATGCGATCTGTGGTGTTGTGGGCTGGGCTCCGCTCGCGGAGAAGAATCTTGTTGCCGTGCTCGATGCGTTCGCGGACAAGCCGAAGTTGCGTGGGCTGCGCCATATCGTGCAGGGGGAGCCGGACGAGAACTTCATTCTGCGACCGGACTTCAATGATGGAGTAAAGCGGTTGCGCCAGTATGGGCTGGTCTATGATGTGCTGATCTATGAACGCCAGTTGCCGCAGGCGATCGAGTTTGTCGATCGTCATCCTGAGCAGGCATTTGTGTTGGATCACATTGCCAAGCCGCGGATACGTGAGGGCATTGTCGAGCCGTGGGCCGAGCGGATGCGGGAGATGGGCAGGCGCGAGCATGTCTGGTGCAAGGTTTCCGGGCTGGTGACGGAGGCGGATTGGTCGGCATGGACACTGCATTCGCTCAGGCCGTATCTCGATGTTGTGGTTGAGGCTTTTGGTCCGCAGAGACTAATGGCTGGCTCCGACTGGCCAGTATGCCTCGTGGCATCGGGGTATAAGAGATGGTTTGATGTTCTGAAAGAATATTTCGCGGAGTACAGCGTGGCAGAGCGGGAGGCGATCTTCGGAGGAACGGCGAAGAGCGTCTACGGTCTTCGATGAAGCGATGATGTAGCAGGGCATGTAAGATTTCGAGCAACGTCTTTCGAGACGCGCCGATGAGAACCCAGTCCGTACCCAGGAGAAACAATGCAGATCTCAACGCCAGTCAGTTCGAAGAGCACCGCCGAGGTGAAGGGCGGCAAACATCCTGTGTTCCCTGTAGGGCACATGGTGCCGTTTGTGCTGGTGACGGCGTTGTTCTTCCTGTGGGGCATGTCGAATAATCTGACGGACATTCTGGTGCAGCAGTTCCGCAAGTCGCTGGAGTTGTCGCAGTTTTCGGCGCAGCTGGTGCAGACGGCGAACTTTTTCGGCTACTTCTGTATGGCGATTCCTGCCGGTCTGCTGATGCGGCGCTGGGGTTACAAGGCCGGCATGGTGACGGGACTATTGCTCTTCGGATCGGGCATGCTGCTCTTTCTGCCGGCGGCGTTGCGCGATGCGTATGGAATTTTTCTGGTCGCACTATTCACGGTGGGCTGCGGCGCGTCGATTCTGGAGACGGCAGCGAATCCGTTTATTGCACAGTTTGGCGATCCGGTGACGTCGGAGCAGCGGCTGAACTTCTCGCAGGCTTTCAACCCTCCGGGAACGGTGACGGGTGTACTGATCGGGACGTACTTCATCTTTTCGGGTCACGAGCCGGGCGCTGCAGAGATCGAGCAGATGAAGCAGCTTGGGACGTACAAAGCGTATCTGCATAGCGAAGTGATGCGCGTCGTTCCGACGTATATGGTTTTCGGCGCGGTGGTGTTGTTCTTTGCGCTGCTGCTGATGCGGACAAAGTTTCCCGTGATCCAGGTGGAGCATGAGGGGGCGGGTGAGGATCATGGAAACTTCGGCGATCTGCTGCGCATGCCTTCGATCTGGATTGCGGTGGCGGCGAATTTCTGCAACGTGGGTGCGCAGATTTCGTCGTGGAGCAGTTTGATTCCTTACATGAAGCAGTACACGCCGGTGAGCGAGCGGACCGCGGCGCACTATCTGACGGCGGTGCTGGTGGTGATGCTGTTCGGACGGTTTATTTCGACTCCGCTGATGCGCTATATCCGGCCGAGTCTAATGCTGGGAGTGTATGGCGTTCTCAACACAATCATGATGCTGGTCGTGGTGACGAAGCCGGGCATGGTTGGAGCCTGGGCGATTGTGGTGAGCGGATTTTTTATCTCGATCATGTTTCCGACGATCTTTGCGCTTGGCCTGAAGGGGCTGGGGTGCAATACAAAGCTGGGTGGTTCGCTGCTGGTGATGGCGATTGTCGGCGGCGCGATCTTTCCTCCGATTCAGGGACTGATTGCGCGGCAGACGGGAAGCCTGGCGCTTGGATATGTCGTTCCGGCGATCGGTTTTGCCGGGGTTGCAATTTATGGGTTCTATCAGTCGACCCAGAGGACCCTGCTGTCTGGCCCGGCGTACTGAGTCTCTCCGCCTTTACGGGACGAAGCGGAGGTAGACGAGGTAACAGAGGACGGCTCCCACGGCGGCGAGGATGAGGCCGGAGGTTCTTCGTTTGTAGACGAAGAAGAGAAGCAGGAGTCCGGTGAGGGAGACGAGGGTGAGAAGGATGGCGGAGGCGTCAATAAGGCCGGACCAGACTTTGCCGGCGTCGCGTCCTTTGTGCAGATCGTTGATGACGGCGACGAAGCCGTTGCGGACTTCGATGATGTCGTAACGGTTGGTGTCGCGGTCGATGAGAGCGTCGGCGGAGTAGCCGGGGGCTTTGAAGGAGATGGAGATCTGGTTGTCGTCGACGCGGAAGTCGGAGACGGCGCCGTGGAGTTTGGCGGCGGAGCGGAGCTGTTCGACGATGGCGAGCTTGTCGGGGTCGGCGTTGTTGGGTTTGCGGAGCCAGTCGTGGGGCATCTGGCCGGTGGAGCGCGTGGTCTTTTCGGCGTTGCCGAACCACTCGGTGTGGTTGAGGGTGAGTCCGGTGAAGGCGAAGAAGAGGATGATGGCAAAGGAGACCATCGAGAGATAGATATGCAGCCAGCGGGCTACGACGGCCGTCTTGCGACGCAGATGGGCGCGGAAGGTGGGGACGGGCTTTTTCTCGACGGTCTGGGTTTGCGTTGGCATGGTTTAGAAATGCAGTCCTTCACTTCACTCGGGTTGACACTTTATGGATAGCTTCTGGAAATCTTCTCCGTTGGGTCAAGGGTTGCGGTTGTTCGAGCATCGCGAAATGCAGTGGCTCCTCGGCTTCGCTCGGAATGACACCTCAATGGCGGTTGACTCTGCTCGCGCTCCTTGTTGATTGCTAGTTGTGTCTACCGTAGTCGAGGGCGGCGCTGGAGACTTCGGTGTTGCCAGCGGGAGTGAATTTTGCGGCGGTCTTGCCGTCGAAGTTGATCTCCTGCTTGATGAGGCCGTAGGTTCCGTGTTCGCGGGCGGCTTCGATGAAGACGGTGTATTTGCCGGGTTTGACGGTCTTGCCGCTGTTGTCCTTGCCGTCCCAGCGTAGCGTGTATTTGCCCGGTGAGCGGGTGGCGGAGGAGATGGTGGTGGAGAGGTCGGTGCCTTCGGCGAGGTTGCGGACCTGGTCGGCACGGTACCAGGACTTGAGGTCGGGCAGCCAGCGCGGCTTGTGGAACCAGAGAGCGAGAGTGCGGATGGGGTAGTGGTCGGCGTCTTCGACCCAGACGGCGACGTAGGGGCGCCGGTAGCGAGGGTCGTCGATGCGCGCGAGCTCGAAGTCGATGAGCAGGTCCATCGGTGCGGCGGGGGGCTTGGCGTAGGCAGCGGATTGGATGCGGGGCAGCTCACGCGAGGACCAGTTGCGGCTGGCGATGGTGCGTCCGTCGCTGAGGACAAGCATGTAGTCGACATTGTGGAGCGAGGCGGCGAGGCGGCTGCTCTCTTCGGGAGTCATGACGGAGAAGGCTGTGGCGAGCGCGCCTGCGGTGGCGGGATCGGCGGCGATGACGGTAGAGGAGATGACGGATTCGGCAGGCTGCGCGGTGCGCGGGTCGATGATGTGCGAGTAGTGCGTGCCGTGGATGTCAAAGCCGCGGCGGTAGTCGCCGCTGGTGGCGATGGTGCGGTTGGAGAGGCGCAGGAGGTCGATGGGGGGATCGTTTTCGGCGGCGGCACGCGGGTTGGCGATGGCAACCCGCTCGGTGATGGCCCCGCGAAGGACGATGTCGCCGCCGATGTTGATGAGGACGCCAGTGGCTCCTGCGGCGAGTGCGGCGTTGGCAGCGCGGCCGGAGATGTAGCTTTTGACGAAGGAGTTGAGCGCGAGCGGCGCATCGTCGAGATGCGTTGCCGTGTGATGGACGGGGTCGAGGGACCAGTGCGGGTGCTGCATGGTGTCGACGGCGCGGTCGAGCTCGGCCTGGGTGGGCGTGCGATTTTCGACAGCGGCGAGCTTCCAGGCGCGGGTGGCGGCTTCGGCGGAGGCGTCGAGTGCGCCGGAGGTCTGCTGACGCCAGTGATCGAAGAGCGCGAGGACATCGTAGAGCTCGGAGGAGACATGGACGGGCGTGTTGTGGGTGCGGCTCCAGCGGGAGAACTCGCTGCTGGAGGACCAGCTGCTGAGGATGCGGTTGTCGCGGTCGATTTCGTGGAGGACGGCGGCCTCGGCTTTGGCGGCCTGTGCGGGAGTGGAGGTCTTGAGCTTAAGCTCCATTGAGGTGCCGAGGATGTTTTCGTGATGGAAGACGCGGACCTGCGAGGGCGACTGTGCGGAGGCAGAGAGTGCCAGCGAAAGAGCAAATGTGAGCGCTATCGAGGGCAAATGCGCGGCGGTGAGCTTCAGATTGTTCATTTAAGGGCGCGGTCCTTGTGGGGTTGTGTTGCCTTCGGGGCGGCGTGGCTGCTGCGGCGGCAGAGAAGCGAAGTAGACGGTGAGCTCGTCTTCGGTGAGGAAGCCGTCGTGGTTGGTGTCGATGGCGTCGAACTGCTGCTGCATGCGGTCAGGGGCCTCGGGTTTGGCGATCTTGGCGTCCTTGTTGGTGTCCCACTCGTCGAGCATGTGTTTGGCCCGGTCAGAGGGCGTCATCTGTCGTGGACGGATTTCTTCGGGCGAAAGTTCACCGTCGCCGTTTTTATCGAGAGCTTTTAATGCAGCTGGAGCGTTGGCGATCTCGTCGGAGGTGAGGATGCCGTCGTGGTTGGCGTCGATGGCGTTGAGGACAGGGTCGTTGCGGGTGGCGTCGCCGGTGTGCTGGACGCGTCCGCTGGGGCCGGTCTGCGAGGCAGCGGAAGCGCGGATTTCTTCGGGAGTGAGCTTGCCATCGTGGTTGGTGTCGATGCGTGCGAAGAGACCCTGGAGACGCTGAGGGAGCTCGTCCTGGGTGAGAACGCCGTCGCCGTTGCGGTCGAAGGCCATGAGACGCTGGACCGTCTCGTCGGGCTTGTTGGAGGTGGGATCGTTCTGGCTGGCGAGGTACTCGAGGGAGTCGAGCTGGCCGTCACCGTTTTTATCGAGAGTTTTTAGTGCGGCGGGGGCGTTGGCGATCTCGTCGGCGGAGAGTTTGCCGTCGTGGTTGGTGTCGATGGCGAGGACGACGGGACGCGGAGGAGGAGTGCCCTGCGCGAGGGCGTAGGGTGCGAGGAACAGAGAGAGGAGCAAGGGTTTGCGGTACATGGTCCTGGCCTGCACTGAAATAGGGACTGAATAAGTCCTCTTTCTTTATAGGACAGATTTGGTCGTATATCAAGTGGGCTCTGGTGGCTTGTACACGAAATGCGGAGGTTCCTCGGCTCTGTGCTTCGCACTTCGCTCGGAATGACACGATTGACCGAAGGACGGCTCTACTCTATTTGGTTGCTGTCAGGCGGAAGACTCTTGAGGCGTGCGAATCGAGGGTGAAGTTGATCTCGTCAGGCGATGTGGGGACGCCCTGGTTGGTGACGAGGTCGGTGAGCTTGGGTGGGTGGGTGGCGAAGTTGGTGTCGCGAAGGGCGTCCAGCTCGCGCCAGTCGAATTTGATGGCGGCAGATTCAGAGCCGAGGTTGAAGAGGGCGAGGGTGAAGGAGCCGTCGCGGTTTTTGGTGAACCAGGCCTGCTGCTGCTTGTTGCGGAGCTGCTGGATGTCGAGCGGAGAGGCGGGGACTCCGGCCTGGTTGATGGCGATGAGATTTTTGTTGGTGATGATGGCGAGGTCGGCTGGGTCCATGTGGGTGAGGTCGGTGCCGAGGTAGAGCGGAGCGCAGGAGATGGACCAGAGCGTGAACATGGTCTGGCGCTCGGCGGGAGTGATCCCGTCTTTGTCTCCGTTGCCGATCTCGAGGGAGTCGAGGTCATTCCAGCCGCCGGGTTTCGCGTAGGTGATCCAGGGGCGGAGGTCGGCGAAACGCTCGGAGACTTTGGACCAGATGGTGAGGTTGCCCTTGATGGCTGGATCGGTGGAGCGGCCGCAGGGGTAGCACTCGACGTCGTTTTCGATGCGCCAGCCGTTGGAGGTGGCCTGCCAGAGTGGGGCCTGGTCGATGGACATCCAGTTGGAGAGCTCAAGCCAGATGGGGCGGTGGGTGGCGAGGATGGCGGCGTGCCAGACGCGGAGCTCTTCACGGTTGTCGGCGGGAAGGTTGCCGCCGCCGGGGCCGACGAAGTCGAGCTTGATGAAGTCGACCTTCCAGCGGGCGAACTGGCGAAGCATGGAGAAGATGTAAGCGCGGGCGGCGGGTTTGGTGAAGTCGATCTTGTAGGCACCCTTGTGGGTGCTGCCGGGGAGCGTCGTGATGGTGATGTCTTTGATGTGTGCGGTGGTGCCTTCGATGACGGGGTTGGCGTCGTAGAGCTTGGGGTCGATGCCGGGGTTCATGTAGACGCCGAAGAGCAGACCTTTGCTGTGGAGGTACTGGCCGAAGCCGTCCATGCCCGAGGGGAACTTGGTGAGGTTGGTCTTGGGGACGCCGTGCTCATCCCAGCCGTCTGTCCATCCTGCGTCGAGGTTGATGTAGCGGTAGCCGTAGTCTGGGAGTTTAGCGGCGAAGAGTGCGTCGACCTGGGCCTTGACGGTTTCTTCGGAGACTTTACTGCGCAGGAAGGACCAGCTGCTCCAGCCCATGTAGGGGCGCTCGGCGAGCTTGGGCTGCGATTTGGTTTGCGCGGAAGCAGAGAGAGACGCAAGGAGGACGACGGCCAGGAGGGAACGCATGCGTGGAATGATAGCGGCTTTTGGATATGAAAGAGAAGATGGATGGGTAAAAATGTTTTGGGGTGATGGCTTCAGGGGGCTGAAGCCGTGCCTTTAAGTAAAGCGTTTCGCGCCTTTGTGCGAACGATTCCGCCCATGCGATGAAACTGCATGAATGGGGCACTGCAGCTTGCGACGATTTAACCGCAGGTCCTTCGACTTCTCTTCGAGGTGACATGATGTGGCTGGGATGCGAAATGCGGGGGTTCCTCGACTTCGCGACTGCGTCGCTCGGAATGACACGGTGGGGGATTAGCGATACGAGCTAGAAGTGGCGGAGCTGGGTGTCGTGCGTGGGCTGCGGCCTGTAGCCGGGTTCCTGCGGTATGCCGTCGGCGTCGGCGTTGCGCTCGAGGGATCGGCTGACGATCTCGCGTGAGCCCAGGCCTACGGCGAGTGCGAGCGTGAGGACGATGCCTCCGAAGAGGATGCCGAAGGCGAGGTCGACGACAGTGCCACCGATTTCGAGATGGTCGAGGACCATGGCTGTGGTGAGGACGAGGACGAGCCACTTGACGCCGAGCGAAAGGAAGCGCGCGTACTGGAGGCGTGCATTGACGGCTTCGATGAGCACTGTCCGCGCGAGGAAGCGGGCGATGAGCGTTCCGACGATGAAGAGAAGGATGGCGCCGACGGAGTGGGTGAGGTAGGGGACGAGGAAGAAGGAGACCTGCGAGTTGCCAGCGTAGGCGGCGTCGAAGGCGGAGATGCCGATGAGGCAGCCAAGAATGACGGAGCCCCAGAAGGTTGCGCGTGTAAGCAGCAGCGTGGGACTGTGTGAGGGAGCCCACTCCATTGGAATGATGGAGCCGCGGGTGAGGCGGTCGTCGAAGCGGAGCAGTGTGAGGACGCGGCGGAGCAGTGTGGCGAGGATGGCTCCGATGACGGTGAGGATGATAACGGCCAGCAGGAGCGCGAGGATGCCAGGGAGGAAGTTGGCCAGCGTGACAAGGGCCCTGTGGGCGGATTGGCTCAGAGCGAGTTCGACTTGTTGCCACATGGGCGAACCTCCTTATAGTTGGATGCCAGTTAGCGAGTCAGCAAGCTAGCGAGTTAGCGAATCTACAAATTCATGAATCCTATGGGTTGAAGCGGTCGGGCCAGCGCCAGCGGGAGACGAGATAGGGTTTGTCGGTCTCGAAGGCCATGGCTACGTCTTCGATGTGGCGTTCCGGCGGAGTGCCGCCGTGAACGAGGATGAGGTGCGAGGCGACCCAAGCGAGATAAAGCGGTGTGAGTGCGCCGAGCAGGTGATTGCGATTGATGGTGCGCAGACGGTAAGCAAGGATGAAGTCGTAGACGATGCGTGCCCAGAGGTTGTCGGGCATGCGGAAGGAGTCCTGCGGCATGAGCGAGAGGTGCTTGAGGCCGAGGAGAGAGTGCGGCGGCAGGACGAGTCCCCAAATCTCCTGCAGGTTGGAGTAGGCGAGATGGAAGGACTCGAGCATGGGGGTGACGTCGAGTGGCTCGGGCTGCTCGGACGTGGCCGTGATGGCGCGTGGGGGGATGGTGGCGCGTACGCGCTGCCAGAAGACGGCTTTGGAATCGATGTCGGAGAAGAGAGAGCCGGCAATCTGATTGACGAGGGAGTTGAGGTCTGTCGTGGCGGGTGCGGGCGTGCTACGAGTGGGGATGTCTGTTTCAGACATCGTGTAGCCGGCGACGGCGGCTTCGGAGGCGGGCCAGATGATGGCGTCTTCCTGACTGGCGGCTGTGTAACGCTGCGCTACGGTGGCGAGGCGCTCGAGCATGCGCAGTGAAAGTCCGAGGTCGAGAGCCAGAGGGAAGCGCGGGCGTGCACAGAAAAGTGCGCGGCTGACGGGATAAAAAAGTGCGGAGTTGAGCAGAGCTTCGCGTGCGCCGGGATGGTAGTGCGCGACGATGAGATCGTTGCCGGAGGCGAGTGTGGCGGAGGCCATGTTGCGGATCGCGTTTGCCGGCATAGTGTGCGATTCGGCGCCGAGCATGAGGCATGCGGTCGCATGGTGCTCCTCGGCAAGCTTGTAGGTGTTGAAGTAATCGGCTGCGGTGAGGAGCCAGCTGGTGGCCGACGGTGCGGGAGGAGTGTAGGGCAGCAGCTTGAGCTTGTCGAAGGAGAGACTGCCGGTGATGTTCGGCGCTATATCGGGAACAGCGACTGGAAGCGAGAGGCCGGGGAAGGCGAGAGCAAGGTTGGCGAGCGCAGGCTCGATGGCTTCGGGGGTGATGGCCGTGAGGTGAATGAGCAGTCCAAGGTCGGCCTGTGAGGGGAGATCGGCGACGGCTGCGGAGATGTTTGTGGGAGTGGTGGCCATGATGTTCGAAGGCTCTTATCGACTAGTGTAGGACGTCTGAAATGGTGATGTGTATGCCTGATGAGGTAAGAAAAGCAAGATTACCCCGCGGCGTTGCACCTGGGTCGGAGTGGCAAGATTTGACGGAGGCATTATGAGGCTGCTCCTGGTGTTGGCTGCAGCTCGAGCCAGAAGAAAGAATACGGAGCGAGGGTGAGGGGGTAGGGCTGATCGGTGATGACAGGGAAGGAGACGTAGCCGAGCATCTCGACGGGTGTCATGCCGGTGAATTCGCTGAGATCGAGTGAGACGGGTTGTGCGAAGCGCGAGAGATTCGCGACGCAGAGAACGGTTTCGGTACCGGGCGATGACATGTTGCGTTTCGGCGCGGCTTCGGTCTCCTGGCGCGAGCGGGTTGTGGGATCGTAATGCCGCAGATAGGCAAGGACCTTGCGGTTAGCGGGGTTGAGGAACTCGAGCGTGCCGCGACCGAAGACCTGGAAGAGCTTGCGCAGGGCGATCATGTTGCGCGTCCAGTGCAGGAGCGAAGATTGGTCGGCGAGCTCAGCTTCGACATTGACGGCCTGATAGCCGTAGACGGGGTCCATGA is a genomic window containing:
- a CDS encoding amidohydrolase family protein, giving the protein MENTSGQIVRTVDAHHHLWRYTAAEYGWIDDSMRILQRDFLADDLVAEMKAADIDGAVAVQARQTVDETRWLLEQAANCDAICGVVGWAPLAEKNLVAVLDAFADKPKLRGLRHIVQGEPDENFILRPDFNDGVKRLRQYGLVYDVLIYERQLPQAIEFVDRHPEQAFVLDHIAKPRIREGIVEPWAERMREMGRREHVWCKVSGLVTEADWSAWTLHSLRPYLDVVVEAFGPQRLMAGSDWPVCLVASGYKRWFDVLKEYFAEYSVAEREAIFGGTAKSVYGLR
- the fucP gene encoding L-fucose:H+ symporter permease is translated as MQISTPVSSKSTAEVKGGKHPVFPVGHMVPFVLVTALFFLWGMSNNLTDILVQQFRKSLELSQFSAQLVQTANFFGYFCMAIPAGLLMRRWGYKAGMVTGLLLFGSGMLLFLPAALRDAYGIFLVALFTVGCGASILETAANPFIAQFGDPVTSEQRLNFSQAFNPPGTVTGVLIGTYFIFSGHEPGAAEIEQMKQLGTYKAYLHSEVMRVVPTYMVFGAVVLFFALLLMRTKFPVIQVEHEGAGEDHGNFGDLLRMPSIWIAVAANFCNVGAQISSWSSLIPYMKQYTPVSERTAAHYLTAVLVVMLFGRFISTPLMRYIRPSLMLGVYGVLNTIMMLVVVTKPGMVGAWAIVVSGFFISIMFPTIFALGLKGLGCNTKLGGSLLVMAIVGGAIFPPIQGLIARQTGSLALGYVVPAIGFAGVAIYGFYQSTQRTLLSGPAY
- a CDS encoding PepSY-associated TM helix domain-containing protein, producing MPTQTQTVEKKPVPTFRAHLRRKTAVVARWLHIYLSMVSFAIILFFAFTGLTLNHTEWFGNAEKTTRSTGQMPHDWLRKPNNADPDKLAIVEQLRSAAKLHGAVSDFRVDDNQISISFKAPGYSADALIDRDTNRYDIIEVRNGFVAVINDLHKGRDAGKVWSGLIDASAILLTLVSLTGLLLLFFVYKRRTSGLILAAVGAVLCYLVYLRFVP
- a CDS encoding DUF2271 domain-containing protein; amino-acid sequence: MNNLKLTAAHLPSIALTFALSLALSASAQSPSQVRVFHHENILGTSMELKLKTSTPAQAAKAEAAVLHEIDRDNRILSSWSSSSEFSRWSRTHNTPVHVSSELYDVLALFDHWRQQTSGALDASAEAATRAWKLAAVENRTPTQAELDRAVDTMQHPHWSLDPVHHTATHLDDAPLALNSFVKSYISGRAANAALAAGATGVLINIGGDIVLRGAITERVAIANPRAAAENDPPIDLLRLSNRTIATSGDYRRGFDIHGTHYSHIIDPRTAQPAESVISSTVIAADPATAGALATAFSVMTPEESSRLAASLHNVDYMLVLSDGRTIASRNWSSRELPRIQSAAYAKPPAAPMDLLIDFELARIDDPRYRRPYVAVWVEDADHYPIRTLALWFHKPRWLPDLKSWYRADQVRNLAEGTDLSTTISSATRSPGKYTLRWDGKDNSGKTVKPGKYTVFIEAAREHGTYGLIKQEINFDGKTAAKFTPAGNTEVSSAALDYGRHN
- a CDS encoding CREC-EF hand family protein, yielding MYRKPLLLSLFLAPYALAQGTPPPRPVVLAIDTNHDGKLSADEIANAPAALKTLDKNGDGQLDSLEYLASQNDPTSNKPDETVQRLMAFDRNGDGVLTQDELPQRLQGLFARIDTNHDGKLTPEEIRASAASQTGPSGRVQHTGDATRNDPVLNAIDANHDGILTSDEIANAPAALKALDKNGDGELSPEEIRPRQMTPSDRAKHMLDEWDTNKDAKIAKPEAPDRMQQQFDAIDTNHDGFLTEDELTVYFASLPPQQPRRPEGNTTPQGPRP
- a CDS encoding glycoside hydrolase family 27 protein, producing the protein MRSLLAVVLLASLSASAQTKSQPKLAERPYMGWSSWSFLRSKVSEETVKAQVDALFAAKLPDYGYRYINLDAGWTDGWDEHGVPKTNLTKFPSGMDGFGQYLHSKGLLFGVYMNPGIDPKLYDANPVIEGTTAHIKDITITTLPGSTHKGAYKIDFTKPAARAYIFSMLRQFARWKVDFIKLDFVGPGGGNLPADNREELRVWHAAILATHRPIWLELSNWMSIDQAPLWQATSNGWRIENDVECYPCGRSTDPAIKGNLTIWSKVSERFADLRPWITYAKPGGWNDLDSLEIGNGDKDGITPAERQTMFTLWSISCAPLYLGTDLTHMDPADLAIITNKNLIAINQAGVPASPLDIQQLRNKQQQAWFTKNRDGSFTLALFNLGSESAAIKFDWRELDALRDTNFATHPPKLTDLVTNQGVPTSPDEINFTLDSHASRVFRLTATK